GAAGTAAGAAAAAGTACCCTGTAAGAAGAATGCATATTTTACAGCAACGTCACGGGGTACAGAAGCATTGATTGGTTGAGGTGTGCAGGTGAGGTGTCATTTCCCATGGCCAATGCCACCTGTGCATACGACAGCAGTTGGTTAACAGCAGTGTCTTTGTTCAGACGAATGTTCCATGCCAATACTCCGAAAGGAAGGAACGAGGAAATTTGGTATCAAATTTTTTTCCCGCGAAACCGTGAGACAGGTGGTTGTTTTGTAAAGAGCTGGTGTAGTCACTCTTACGGTCCTTCACCCCCGACTTATAGGACAACTTGAATTCACAGTAATTTTCAAGTTAGTACGAACATGAAGGCTTTTGTATAGTCCATTACCAGTATCTTTAATTTGGCCATGGTTTTGACCCCCGAAACACACTTCATTTCATTGATTGCAACATGTGAAGCAATATTGGCACCGAGTCAAGCTTGCAAAAGAAGCTCATATCTCACCCCATTCTGACTACCTGCTCGTTTCAAAGATTAAATTTGGTATGAGTTGGATAAGTTGAATCGTGTGCCCTGACGTGACGTGGCCTAACTGTAATCTCCAACCGGATGTGGCAGGAGGGCAGGATCCATGGGCCGAAACAATCTCCATTTCCCACCGGGATTGTCTCGGCCCGTGGATACTAACTGGCACCtgtatatctgcttggagattagtagaaCTTTGAACGTCTGAGGCTGACACAAAGTTGTCCTCTAAGTCGGGGTTAACGACCGTGAGAGCGACTACACCagctctttacaaaacaaacccTTGTCTCACTCTGTttcacagaaaagaaaacatgacaccAAATTTCCTCGTTCGTTCCTTTTTGACTATTGGCAAGGAACATTCGTCTGAACACAGACTGCTGTTTATCAACTATTGCCGTATGCACAGGTGGCATTGAACATTGGGCTGCTCCTGCCTGCTCTGGGGCCCGGAAAAAACACGTGGAACAAGTTGAACGTACTTGATGGAAAGTACCAATGGGACCCATAACTACAGAATATGTACTCACATTTGAAACACGACGGTAACAGGTAGATGCACAGTTGGATTACTAGAATGTCTTTCAGTAGTCAAATGCACTGTTTATAGCAAGATGACATCAGTTGGTGGACGTCATTGCCTGCAGATGTCACGTTATCAGCGTCGCAAGATACGAAAACATTGATGGAGGGGGTGGTGGGGGTGTCAGGTGTATCTTACATCTGTACTCCCGCAGTCATTTTAAGgtgtacagaaatgttgcaataaaagagTCTATATGTATATGGAACAGTCTGCTTTGTTTCGGAATATAAATACCTGATAGGTTCTGAGTGCACAAATGAAGTAgctgcattttgtattttatcatctCCTTGTTTGCAAACATTAGTCAAAATTTCTCCACGACTAAAGGCAGTGTAGTAACTAAGGACAGCAACACCAGCATATAaaaacaaggaatgtagtcattCTTCTTTACATCATGAAGccattgacattttcatcaagcacTACACAATACACGTCGGCTACAATATAAAAATGTAATGCTGTAATCATTAGGACATTGTAGTAATATAGAATAGGCTGAACATTGTTGTCACAAGCTTTAAATGGGTAACCCTAAATACGCCATGTAACTCTCAGTGTAGCCATGATCATGACTCATGAGGTACATGTTCAGTTTCTGAACCCACCTAGGCCACCTCAAATAACTGCAAAcacaaaaccaaacaaacaaaccaaaaacaatattactttttttactgAGATGATAATCAAAGGTGATAACAATAAGAAAACACTAAATGCTGTAAACTATCACAATAAGTAAAAGAAGAAACCTGGAGGTTCACTTCAAACTGCGAAACAGATacatgcacatatatatatacatcctGTTATGTGCAAATCTGTGCTTTGGAAATCTCTACATGCTGCGTCTAGTCACCGGTGCAGTCCCTACagaggaaaacaaaaatgatttgttgTATAGTTGTACGTCAGCTAATGCACAGTGAAATTCTTCAAATGCCTAAactggtacattttgttgtgtgttgttcaccttgtcaaaggtcatcaagtttccttgctgtttctgtaccaaGGTTTATTTTTACAGGAAGGGGTTGCATGCGCCTCGTCGAACAGTGGACCCCCATTTCATGCGTTTttttccgaaagacgggtgcttCTGAGGTGCCCTTCCCAGATCTATTGAAAATCACCTTATGTGAAGTCACATGGAAAGAGAAGACTCCAGTAGTGTACTTACTGTCCCAAGACCTCCACCCGCATGCTGAGGTGAGAATTCCATGTCTGCGGCCAGAACCTGACGTAACGTGCAGTTACCGGCAGATCCAACAGGTGGCGCACTTCGGTGTCCTGATCGGAGTTGCCAGGGAAAACCTGGGATGATATTGTGAGAAAAACAGCAATGCTACAAGGAATTGTGGAATGAAATCCTTGCTGTAACACATAAATGATTTCTTAGACCAAAGAAAAACTGGAAATATCATATATTGCTATTATTTCATATTGACTATGGTAAAATACTAATTAGCATCAACCTACAGTATTGACTAAAGCTAAACAGTCCTAttcgagaatgacagtctctgctacGCTGCATCAGTTACAtcagtaaagctaagggcacaacccgccgtacgtgcaaatacgtgctgtctacgtgccacaacgtgggcaatctttggggatccgtaagtggtaagtaccgcctccgtacgaactcgtagggaatccgacggattttggagcacgcccccgtacgtgccagtacaggcgacgcgtctgccctgtacaacctaaacgttttcagaaatacgtgtcCGACgtagcctaaaaaaaaaaggcgtacggacaaattgcacgtacggtgggttgtgcccttagcttaagctgACCCAggtctagatctgttacaaactTCTTTTGCTGAGAACGTGGCCTGGTCAGCAAAATGTCTTAGTGGAAACATATTCTTGGAATTATCAAACTAGTGCAGAAGACAATGTTTACCACCGACCCTCTCACGTCCCAGTTTGTCCAGGTATGTAGACCACATGACTCCGTCTCTGCTGAAGCGCAGTTTGTAGGAGGTCACCCACTGATTTGACGAACCAGGTCTACCCTGGGTGATAACTCCAGCTACAGTAGTCTCTGCTCCCACGTCAACCTGAACAGGAGGAAAACGGCATCTTGGTACGGTAGTCAGCGTACATGttctacattaaattttgtactaTATTTGCGTACATACAAGTGTTTCACACAATACGTGACAACGCAACCAAGTTTCACGTACACTGTGTCTTGTTAGTGAAACGACAAGAGGTCGAgtagaacaaaaagaaacaatatatacaaatatcctgtcaggcttttggccaAATCAGTTGCGCTGCTAGGTTTATGATCTGACGGCCCGGGTTCCATTTCCGGGAGTATCGATCATCAATAATTTGATGAAAAGAAACACGCGTCATGTGAATCAAGGGCACAATTAAAACTTATTGGCAATAATTAAAGCAAGTTACGCCATGCGGTGTCATCTCACCTGTAGCCACTGGTTGGTGTTCAGCGGGTTGTTGGCACACCACGCTTGGCTGGAATGAAGGCGAGCTTCGCTGGTGGCACAAACCTGGTGCGTAGTGGATGCAGTAATGTAGCCATCAGGAATAGCGCCGCTCTCCATACCcagtggtactgcagtgcacggCGGCTACGGAAAATGATGACATTTGACGACATGTGTCTGATCGAAACATCGTTTACATTGATTGTAAACGTCACACCACCCATTTCCAATAGTACAACATGCATGGCCATGAATCAGAGCCTAACATAATATGTAAGATTACACTAGTAACGGTTGGTGTAGTAACAGGTAACGAGGGCTGAAAATGTCCAACCTGTGGGCAGGATTGTCCTCCACACCCTCACGGCTTCTCGTCCTTCAGACACATGATAGGGGAACATTACGTCGATGTAGTGTGGGTAATAAGATACGTTAGGTGACAGTTCACTCAagaactggataaaaaaagagTGGAAATTCTATTCCCTTCCGAGGGGGAAGCCATTATTGTTCTAGGGTTGAATCAAAAAACAAGAATGTATTAACGCTTCATTGAACTTAAGAGCCATGCACGGAAAGAATTTACTTCCGTATACTGTAGACAGTGTAGTAGCAACAAAAGCAAGCTACTGGCCAAAAATACCTCTCGAAAGTTGTGTTCCTTAGCATGCCCGAGTTGGAACTTGGTTTCTAGCACAGCCAGTCTCTCCCTCAGAGACGCCCCGTCAACTTTCTCCTTCTGTAATTCCGCACGTTCGCTGTCTAGTTGAGTCTGCAGAGACGACAGTTGGATTTTCATTTCCGTCATTTCCTCCTTGTGCGAGGACGCTTCCTCGTTGACTCTGGCAGCGGTTTCTTGCTTGATCTCCATGGCCAAGGTACGATCCTTCAGCGCCAGGATCTGGTCTTTCAGTTGAGCGGAGTTTTCACGGACATACTTAGCTTCGTGAGTCAGGAAGACGAGGGCCGCCAAAACCGCCACCCCCGCCCCGGCAGCCACGGCCACCGTCACCGGTCGGGCCGCGCCGGGTCGGTCTAGGCGGGCCCGGCCGGTAACCTCGCCTCCGTAGGCAGCCTTCTCTGTGCTCATTGCCAGCTTGTAGCGAGGACGGTCTACAAACTAGAGTCCAAGTGGATAACGTCACTTTCTGTTACCTACGAGCACTTCCACCCTTCAACAGTAACGAAGGAATGTCTTTCAGTAATTCAAATGCACTGGTTTATAGCAAGATGACATCGGTGAGCGTCGTTGCCTGGAGAGGCACAAAAATAttgatgggggtggggggtggtggttATATTTTGCACCTGTCCCGTTCTCCCACAGTCATTGTAAGGTGTAAGGTGTCAATTCCCAACAATGACTCAGCGGCAAAATGTCAACACCACAGTGGCTGGTAAACAGCGGTGCCTTTCATAGTGTCCAGACGAGTGTTCCATGTCAATAGGAAGAACGAGGAAATTTGCTTCGTGGAGAACAAGCTGGTGTCACGTTCACTGTCACTGCTGACTTACCCTCCCAATGTCTTGTCAACTGTAAAGCCAAGATCATTGCTTGTTGTGCAATTGGCAATTAGACTATTTATTCAAATGTATGATAGCTTGGATACCATCTGATTTCTACCGGGGGCTCCTTATACTCGctaccaccccaccccccccccacacacatacaaaagatttttttgaaatcggatggtacccggACCacactgagagagagagagagagtgaatgGTTTATTCATTTCACATCCATCTTGCGGCTCGAAAGCCGAATTATCAGGCTGTTTACATTGAGTATCGCACTTTATTGCTACACACAAGAACATATTGTACAATtataacataaacaatacaataagACGTGTGCAGATTCGAGTTCAATATCTAAAAGGCAAATTAAAATAGggttaaaactatacatattaaAAGTCTGATCATGCTAATACTGGTTGACTTGGACTATATACAACGTTAGCTAAAAACAGATTGTCCTGACTCCAGGTGGAGTATATACATTGAGTCTACAGTTCGTTCAACGACATCAGTGACCAAAATCGGTTGTGTTTGACCCTGGTATCATAATGGGAATATGATACAACATGCAATGGtatgattttaaagaaaatgtaacACACAGGGTTTTTTCTaatccgttctttatctgtgaaattcTCATCGTAGTTGTTCAGCAGTCACCCTGAGCATCCAGTGTATTGTTACCACAATACCTTCTTGTACATGCTTCGCTGAGCACATTGTCAGGCATAACGTTTGGTCAAGTGGCTGTTTGTGCTGTTTCTTTATTGTATATGATGTGATGTAAATACAATAGACAATGCGTTTAAGTAAAGCTACAGCTGTAcagaaatgttgcaataaaagagCCTATATGTGTGAAACAGTCTGCTTTATTACTGACTATAGTTAAATGCCTGATAAGTTCTGCACAATTAATGAATTAGCTAACGTAACATTTGTATTGTTATATTGTTTCACCTCCTTGTGTACATACATAAGTCAAGATTTCTCCACTGACAGTGTAGTAACTAAGGACAGCAACACCAGCATACAAAAAGACAAGAATTTATTCATTCTTCTTCACATCATGAAGCCATTGACATGTTCATCTAGCCACATCGGCTACAATATCAAGCGTAATGCTGTAATCACCAGGACATGGTATTAATATAAAATAGGCTGAACATTGTTGTCACAAGCTCTAATCTAAATGGCTATTTCTGAACCCAGCTAGGCCACCTAAAAAAAGCGCAGATAAACACCAAGACAAACGAAAAGACCAGAAACAATGTTTCCATTTCTACTGAGTTAATTAAATATCAAAGGtaagacaaaaatgaagaaaaatacaaaaactggtGTTTCACTTCAAACTGCaaagcagatacatgtacatgtgcgtCCTGTTATGTTATGTGTAAATCTGTGCTTTGGAAATCTCCATGTCTGCATGCTGCGTCTAGTCACTGGTGCAGTCCCTACAGAGGAGaacaaaaaatgatttgttgtaCAGTTGTACATCACTTAATGCACGGTGAAAATCTTCAAATGCCTTTACCGACACTTCCTCTTCtgtgttgttcaccttgtcatAGGTcatcaagtttccttgctgtttttgTACCAGGGTTTATTTTTACAGGAAGGGGTTGCTTGCGCCTCGTCGAACAGTGGAACCCATTTCATACGTTttttccgaaagacgggtgccgCCCCAACCGAGGTGCCCTTCCCCTATAATCTATTGAAAATCACCTTATGTGAAGTCACGTGGAAAGAGAAGACTCCAGTAGTGTACTTACTGTCCCAAGACCTCCACCCGCATGCTGATGCGATCATTCCATGTCTGCGGCCAGAACCGGACGTGACGTGCAGTTACCGGCGGATCCAACAGGTGGCGCACTTCAGTGTCCTGATCAGAGTTGCCTGAGAAGACCTGGGATGATATTGTGAAGAGAGGAAAGACGGAAAATGATGGCAAACTATAAAAAGGATTTTTAGAAACACATAATGTAATACACACATAATTTCTAAAATTAAAGTAGAACAAGTATATGAATCATAATTGACTAATGTGCCTAAAAGTACGAGaaaatgtgtttgtttgaacttttgtttattAATGAAATGGTCTAATCGGCCTGAAGGCCGCTTTCATTCAGGTGATGAGGAATAGTTATAAGGGTTAAACAACATATGgcaaagatacagattacataatTTCTAGTCCTAgtaaatatatacacatacacatcatcatcatagtcacACGGCGTAtaacagcaccgttggggtggCATACcatttcttctagctgaatacgagACGGGTATGCGCCAGGTCTTCCGTCCGggttttattattattacacaTAAATGTTACAAAACTCATAACAGGGTGCAAGCTTGAATGTTGGGTTCGTGACCAGCCATCATGGTGGTTTCTCCTTAAGAGTTGAAGATAAGATTTACCAACCTTCTCACGTCCGAATTTGTCCAGATATGTAGACCACGTGACTCCGTCTGTGCTGAAGCGCAGTTTGTAGGAGGTCACCCACTCAGTCTGATGTCCCGACGAACTGGCAGCTCTACCCTGGGTGATAACTCCAGCCACAGTAGTCTCTGCTCCCACGTCAACCTTCACAGGAAGAACACGTCATACTGAGAAACATCACTGTCATCAGCGCGGTACAAAATGCCTGCGGTGTTCAAAATGTCGTCTGTAGTTGCATGATTGTAAGTGTGATTGGTCAACCCTTAAACTTCAATTGGTCATTTGTCCACTAAATTGTCCATGCTGACATTTGAATCCATATCTTCTGGTTTTTGATATGTTCTACATGTTCTATTAAGAAACAAAGATTACACAAATAATTAGAAAATAAAATAGATAACTGCGTGAGTCAACATATATCAATCAAGTGGCTGTCAGTGGAGCTAGGTTATGCCTAGCAGGGAGCGGAAAGCGAACACTGGATAGAGGAAAGTAGCGGGCTGGCGCTAGCTGAATTGCTGTGAAGAGGAGGAGAAGGGAGTGCAAGTATTTGTACTATGACGATGAGGATACAAAAACATGCCAGAAGACTTGCATGGCACTATTGACATAGaacaaaaattatttgataTGATCAAAAGAGTAATCTATACCCTACAGACTCCACCtacctgtagccattgctgcttGTTGAATTGTTCAGCACACCAGGCTCCGGCGCCCTCCTGGGAATGAAGGCGAGCTTTGCTGGCGGCACAACTGCCAGTATTGTACTGACTGGATGTAGTAATGTGGCCATCAGGAATAGCGCCGCTCTCCATACCcagtggtactgcagtgcacggCTTCTATATACAGGATATGCATTCACTGATGGTAAATGCCATGTTACCCATCATCCCTGGACCATCGGGCACAATACAAAGTTGTCCAGATACAAACATTTGTAGCTTGATATGAATTTACGACTTCCTTAAAAACGTTCCCCTCGAGCTCAAGTTTAGCTCCGAACAAATGAAtggcatcctcctaacgcccggtccccaacggcattattAACACAAgtcgttttgacacgactgtggtccctctgcgtaggagaatgaatgaatgaatgaatgaatgaatgaatgaatgaatgaatgaatgaatgaatgaatgaatgaatgaatgaatgaatgaatgaatgaatgaatgaatgaatgaatgaatgaatgaatgaatgaatgaatgaatgaatgaatgacattaCCATGAAATAATAACTAAAGAACACACCCTACCTGTTGGCAGGATTGTCCTCCACACCCTCCACATACACCAGCCGGCCCGGCAGGACCTGGAGGCCCGGGAACACCATCACGGCCGTCCCGCCCGTCTCGTCCGGCCGGTCCCTCAGGACCCCGGAAGGGACCTGCAAAATTTGAATATCGATTTATATCTACACTGTTTATATCATTAGTGGCAAAAGGATATTGGTGACAGTGCGTTTCATGTCGCCACTTCTTAACAAAGTAAAGGTACGTACAGACACCTAAGGGGCTACGTCGACGAGCACTTTAATTTGGGATTTTAGAAAACGTAACAGAAAACTTTTCCAATACTGCAATAGAAAACGTAACACAACATAACAACCATATATCGTGAATTTGACACAAGACGTATGTCAAGTACTGACAGTGCAAGCTTCGAGTCTAACAAGGCGAAATTGTGAATAAGAATCGGAAAGGGACATATATAATAAGAAACGTTACATAAAAACGAACTTTCAAGTCAAGTCCCAACAAAACGCCGATAACCTACATACCGTATGGTGTGACGGAGTTGGGGGATCGCCTGTACCTCCACAAGGTGGCGTTGTGTTCAGGGACACTGTCAACTTTGTTCGACTTCTCGccctttataaaaaaaaatgcaggtttATAAGACTTTTTATTTAGCTGCTTGTCTTGGCTCTTGAGTATTCCTAATTGCTATAACATCTCAAGAAGGCAAATAAACAGGGAACCAATGGCCTAAACATTTGCCGGTAAACATTTACAAACCACCGTGCATCGCTGTATGATGATAGCATTTCAGACACACAAGAAGTAGAACAAAAACTCAATTTTCTTCTAACTACAGACCTAATGCCGAGATGTTAAGGCTAAGAAGCCAGTGTTGTTATAAGGTTAACTTTAAAACAGCAACATATTCACGGTTCATTGAACTTACAGCCATGCACTGTCAGAATTTACTTCCGTGTTGTAGCGAGCTACTGGCAAAAAGTACCTCTCGAAAGTTGTGTTCCTCAGCATGCCCGAGTTGGAACTTGGTTTCCAGCACAGCCAGTCTCTCCCTCAGAGACGCCCCGTCAGCTTTCTCCTTCTGTAACTCCGCACGTTCGCTGTCTAATTGAGTCTGCAGGGACGACAGGTGGATTTTCAGGGCCGTCACTTCCTCCTTGTGCGAGGACGCTTCCTCCTTGTCTCCTCTAGCGGCGCTTTGCTTGATCTCCATGGCCAAGGTACGATCCTTCAGCATCAGGATCTGGTCTTTCAGTTGAGACACGTCTTTCGAGGACTTCTCACGGACATGCTTAACTTCGTGAGCgaggaagacgagggccgcCACCAGCAGCACCCCCGCCCCGGCCGCCACGGCCACCGTCACCGGTCGGGCCGCGGGTCGGTCTCGGCGGGCCCGGCCGGTAACTTCGCTTACGTTAAGCAGCTTCTCCGAGCTCATTGTCAGCTTGTAGCGAGAACAGACTGACAGAGAAAGGACAAATCTATAACGTCACTTTCTGTTACCTGAGAGCACTTCCACTTTCAACAGTTGGGACTTGAAGTAAGAATAAATACCCTGTGAGAATAGTGCGCATTTTACAGCAACGTTTCAGGGTATAGAAGCATTGACTGATTGAGGTGTACAGGTATAAGGTGTCATTTCCCAACAATGCCAACTGTGCACCTGACTCCACAAAATCAACACGACAGCAGGTTGTAAACAGTAGTGTCTTTTTCCAAACGATTGTTCCATGCCAATAATCTGAAAGGAACGGACGATGAAATTTGGTGTCATCGTTCCATTTCCCCGATACAATGTGAGACaatggtttgttttgtaaagagctggtactctccaagcagaacatGTTATTTCAAGTTGTTAACGTCCCATTTTCAGAAATTGACGTACAATTCCTCATCAGTATATCAAATGATCAACATTTACCCGTCTGTcccctaaggccacagcaagtaaattttatggatgacatcctctgcagactgcaaaatagtgcgatagggcgaaaaaaacaagatgggtgaaaaaaaaaaacaagatggttacattttcaaaaataggcactaTAAAGTTGTGattactgttgtaaaaagaattaatgggacaaaacatggtatcagagccaacaaggcattaatTCCTatatgtactggtgtggtaaaagtgacactagtgtggtagactggcatcaccaacaaagtcggtaaccacactcatagcttacATATTGGTGTcgcttttacaactatccaataactTTCATTTCTACAATTACAGTCCTCGGTAccttgcaagtgtcacttctacaagtacaattattaggctatataacacaatatatttgcacattttgtactttatcgtcatgttgaccatccctccttgttttgtttttttctgaaatcaggcgaaaattaatgcgcgcgtgatgtcatccataacatttacttgctgtggcctaatttaCAAAACCTGAAACGCGTGATGTATGACACGTATAGCGTCCGTAAATAGGTCCAGataatgaaatctttattgacacgacaaaagtacagcaactttcgCAAGGTCTATAATAACTACTTATACAACTAAGCAGACATATGTGAATatctacaggtatgaataagtcaacatattgggtctagcatttCATTTAcgctattggttctacggtataaagatatacacacacacgagTACGGGTCTACAAGTGTTCACAGTACCTAATGTTTGGTATTGCGACTATGATTAGTACACCTTATGGAATATATCAAAGGGCATTTCTATCTACCCAAAGATGTGGTATTCGGTATTTACACTAAAATTGCCATTAGCTAACTATCTTCTTCAGTAGAACTCGAAGCGTAGTGCTTGAGACGACGCGTTCTGCttttctctttaccttgcaATGCGGCTTTAATTTGCTACGAAAATATCATGCACACGGGATAAGCACCATATGAACTACACATCTCTTTATGTGTGTTGTGTTCTGATATTAAACACCACAATCAAGTTAGTGTGCTTGTGAAAAATCAAGGTATATCATAATTAATAGATACATTTGCAAACTGATTTTCTCAGCCTATGAAGCATCGAATGAAGATTCTAAAGCCGCGCCAGGCCACGATGAGAATCCTGAAATATATGGCTCTCTTCATACTTCCAGGGTCGTACTCAATTGCTGGCCTGTAAACAATGTACCAGTGATCGTCTAACTGTACACATCGTCCTGTCCACGCGCCCGGTTACAGTTAGGGCCGTTGCTGCTGCAGTCAAACGTGTCGAGCATGTTATCGAAATCCTGCACCATGGACGGCATCGCCTCGGGGGCGGTGGCAGGGTTGTTATTGAAGCCCACCACATCTGCTCGCAGGCTTGCAACAGGACCTACGGAGATTAAATGTCAAGGCTTTAAGCTAGTCACCTATACCTTTTACATAAGATCAGGCCTACATGGCTTCTTCTTACCTCCACATTTGGTAGACGGCTTTGAAGAGGACATAAGGAATGTCTCTTCGAAAAAAATCACATTGTCGACTCAGGAAAAAATGTGTAAACAGCCAGTTTACTAGCACCTTCGAcaggaaggttatgtttccGGCAATGTTCTTGCGCGTGCGCgcatgtgtgcttgtgtgtatgtgtgtgtctgtgcctgtatctataacgttatctaTATCTGTGTGTCTATATGATCATGATAACAATCAAAGGTACCCACCTTGAAGATAGTCGTCCTCACCAAGATTTTCCAAATCTGGAGCGGCAAAAGCCACCAGTCGCTCCTCTCCACCACTGTCCGCGTCGTAGACTAGGCTTGTCACATTCCCTACACGGCTCCAGTGTGTGGCTTCTCTTCTGCGCCTGGTCCCATTGCCGCCCGTGATAGGTCCTTCCCTTCCGCTGAAGGGAATCAAGCCTACCAAAAGTCAGGAAAAGTGAGACGTTGCAATATTATCTAAAGATAAGTGGAAAGCTTCTAATT
The sequence above is drawn from the Branchiostoma floridae strain S238N-H82 chromosome 4, Bfl_VNyyK, whole genome shotgun sequence genome and encodes:
- the LOC118413837 gene encoding lactadherin-like, with the protein product MTEMKIQLSSLQTQLDSERAELQKEKVDGASLRERLAVLETKFQLGHAKEHNFREPPCTAVPLGMESGAIPDGYITASTTHQVCATSEARLHSSQAWCANNPLNTNQWLQVDVGAETTVAGVITQGRPGSSNQWVTSYKLRFSRDGVMWSTYLDKLGRERVFPGNSDQDTEVRHLLDLPVTARYVRFWPQTWNSHLSMRVEVLGQDCTGD